The Sinobacterium caligoides DNA window TCGCGCGACAAATCGCCAGATAGGTATCGCCGGTATAGTCCGGGTGAATCCCCCCCTGCAAACAGACTTCCGTCGCACCACGCTGCCAAGCCTCGACACAGCGTCGCTGTATCTCTTCAAGAGAAATATCATAGGGCTTGCCGCGCAAATCCGCATGGCTTTTGCCTTTAGAAAAAGCACAGAACTTACATTTAAAATAACAAATATTGGTGTAATTAATATTGCGATTGACCGCATGCGTAATCGTCTCACCACAAACCTGCTGACGCTGTTGATCCGCCTGCTCACAGACATAGGCCAACTCAGCGCCATGAACGGCAAACAACCTGACAATCTCTGTTTCGCTAAGACGCTCACCGGCACGGGCGCGGGCCACACTATCAACGACCTCGTCTGCCACCAAGCTCATCTGTGCAGGAACGCTAAGCAGATCTGTTATCGACTCCGGCGGCCGATTATCGCCCCCTGTTGCCCAATCGTCGGTGCGCGGCATACCTAAGCTGTCAGTATTATCGTAGAGGCTACGATGCAAGCTTGAATCTAACCACTGCGCTTTATCGTGAACATAAGAAGGGTAAATCGTCAGCCGCTCCACTAACGTTTTGCCAGCACTGGCAGTCTCAAGACGTAGCTTATCCAAGTGCGGCCAGGGGGCCTCTGGATTAACGAAATCTGGCGTCAACGGTGATACGCCACCCCAGTCATTAATACCGGCATTGACGAGATTCTCCAACACCCCAGGGCTCAGGTTGGGTGGGGCCTGAATGCTCATCTCAGCGCCAAAGATAATTTTCGCGACAGCAATGGTCCACAGTAGCTCATTCAGGTCGGGTTCCGGCGCCTGTGCCATCAGCGTGCCAGGTTTGGCGCGGAAGTTCTGCACAATAATTTCCTGCAGCTGACCGTACTGCAAATGACTTCGGCGTAGCAATAATAAAGATTCGATACGCTCGCGTCGCGTCTCACCAATACCGATGAGGATGCCTGAGGTGAATGGCACCCGATGCTGACCGGCACGATCGATTGTTTCCATGCGCACTGCAGGATCTTTATCCGGCGAACCGTAGTGTGGCTGCCCCTTTTCACAAAGCCGAGTTGATGCTGACTCCAGCATAATCCCCATCGAAAAAGACACTTTTCGCAGCGCCAACATCTCCTCATCACTCATGCAGCCAGCATTAATATGTGGCAGCAGGCCCGTCTCACGCTGCACCACTTCAGCGACATGCGCAAGGTATTCTAACGTCGTCGAAAAGCCTAATTCTGCAAGCGCTTTTCTCGCTGCGCTGTAACGCAACTCAGGGCGTTCGCCGAGGGTGAACAACGCTTCGCGACAGCCCATCGCCGCACCTTCTCGCGCCACTTTCAAAACCTCCTCAACCGTCATGAAAGGCGAATCTAGCTTTGACGGTGTCTGCGCAAAAGTACAGTAGTGGCAAACATCACGACATAGCTGTGTCAGCGGAATAAACACCTTGCGAGAATAACTGAGCTGCTGACCAAAATGTTGGTCACGCAAAATACGGGCCTGCTTCATCAAGGCCGCTGTATCATCGACAGTAGCCAGCGCGAACGCCTGCTCCTCATCGATCAGACGATGCTCCGCCTGCGCCTGTGTTAAAGCGATAAATAATCGATTGATCGAGGAGGCTCGGTTCTCTAACACGGGATATTCCTAATGTTGGCTCGCAGTCTACTGCGAGCATATTGACAATTTATTATTTTCATCACAGTCGTTTTTTCATCACAATAACACTTACGCCGAGACTCGTTGCTCCTCGATCAACACGGGGATCTCGAGCCGATAGCGACGCATCACCATCCAGGTTAACGGTGCCTGCTGCGGCGACACAGCCAGTGCCTCGACGAGGTCCAATAGATCTTCCGGGGTATCGATATCGGTAGCGATACCGCTATAGCGACGGCTCTGGTAGCGTAGGCTTCTACTGTTAGCCTCTCGTATATGCCGGTCGAGGCTGCCCTCACCATAATGGAATTTAAAATCCTTGTCAGTATCGATGAGCAGCGCATTGGTTCCCTGACCTTGGCGATCGCTGACAAGACTCAGCTGCTGCCCCGTCGCCCGGTGGCTGTGAATCAATTCGTTAATTTCATTCACCTTCGCCAGAGGCAGATCACCGTGGAGCACTAAAACTTTCCGACAGCCAGCCGCACGTAATGCTGTTACACCTTGGGCGACAGCGTTGTTGAGTCCGCTCTGCTTATTCTCTCTCTGTCGTTCAGCGAGCCAGAAGGCATCGTTGTCGGCAGCCACCTGCTGAATATCAGCATCACCGCCCACAATCAGTACACGCTCAACCTCACCGGTTTGGCTCAGTTGCTGTAAAAGGTCACGTAACATCGCCTCGAACACTCGCCGACGCTGACCGCTGACCAAAACGGGGCTCAGGCGCTGCTTCACATCGGCCAGCGGCTTCGCCGGTATCAAGACCGCAAGGCTCATTGCGGCACCTCTACTGCTAGCTGGCTCACCGTAAGCCGCTCAGCAAAAGCGAGCGTCTGTTGCGCCAATAAAGCTCGGTCTTCTAGCGTTTTCATCACTGTATTAGTCACTAGGCAGGGTATCCCTAACGCCTCGATCGCCGCCTGTTGTTCTACGTCGATGTTATCTATCACAAAGCCATCGAGCAAATCACCATAAAACTCAGCGACTGCAATAGCACTACACCCTAAACCCAGCTCCGTAAACATCTTTGCCGCCGGTCCTTTGATCGCACTACCACCAACAATCGGCGACACAGCGATGACTGGCGCCTTACTCTGCCGCATCGCCTCACGCACACCACACAGGCGCAACATCGGATCGACACTGACAAAGGGATTAGAGGGGCAGATAATAATGGCTGCTAGCTGGCTAGCCGCTAACAATTGCATCCAATCAGGCTGTGGCCTCGCCTGCTCAATGCCCTGAAAATAGAAGCCCGTGACCTCAGGCGCACACTGCTCGCCAACAAAATACTGCTGAAAAGGTAATTCGCCCTGCGCCGTCTGCACGAAAGTGCGAACCGGGTCATCCGACATCGGCAACAGGGTATAACTCACACCGAGCGCGCTGTTCAATTGCCCCGTCGTCTCAGTCAGACTCACACCATCACGTAACAACTGACTACGCTGTAAATGGGTGGCAATATCACGATCACCTAAACGAAACCAGGTCGGCCCATTTAGCTCAGCCAGTGCTGACATAC harbors:
- the cofH gene encoding 5-amino-6-(D-ribitylamino)uracil--L-tyrosine 4-hydroxyphenyl transferase CofH, which produces MLENRASSINRLFIALTQAQAEHRLIDEEQAFALATVDDTAALMKQARILRDQHFGQQLSYSRKVFIPLTQLCRDVCHYCTFAQTPSKLDSPFMTVEEVLKVAREGAAMGCREALFTLGERPELRYSAARKALAELGFSTTLEYLAHVAEVVQRETGLLPHINAGCMSDEEMLALRKVSFSMGIMLESASTRLCEKGQPHYGSPDKDPAVRMETIDRAGQHRVPFTSGILIGIGETRRERIESLLLLRRSHLQYGQLQEIIVQNFRAKPGTLMAQAPEPDLNELLWTIAVAKIIFGAEMSIQAPPNLSPGVLENLVNAGINDWGGVSPLTPDFVNPEAPWPHLDKLRLETASAGKTLVERLTIYPSYVHDKAQWLDSSLHRSLYDNTDSLGMPRTDDWATGGDNRPPESITDLLSVPAQMSLVADEVVDSVARARAGERLSETEIVRLFAVHGAELAYVCEQADQQRQQVCGETITHAVNRNINYTNICYFKCKFCAFSKGKSHADLRGKPYDISLEEIQRRCVEAWQRGATEVCLQGGIHPDYTGDTYLAICRAIKQVVPEMHIHAFSPLEVAQGAETLGLSLRDFLLQLKQAGLDTLPGTAAEILDDEVRETLCSDKLNTSEWLEVIETAHSVGLKTTSTIMYGHIERPEHWARHLLHLRDLQQRTGMITELVPLPFVGKEAPMYLRGHARPGPTFREAILMHAVARLVLAGQIDNIQTSWVKMGRAGVETSLRAGANDLGGSLMNESITRAAGASVGQEWTPAYMEEVIAGVGRQSQLRNTLYGEVDEERRQAAYNAADLTDVINEMSSSDKRFDEALIIKAS
- the cofC gene encoding 2-phospho-L-lactate guanylyltransferase, with the protein product MSLAVLIPAKPLADVKQRLSPVLVSGQRRRVFEAMLRDLLQQLSQTGEVERVLIVGGDADIQQVAADNDAFWLAERQRENKQSGLNNAVAQGVTALRAAGCRKVLVLHGDLPLAKVNEINELIHSHRATGQQLSLVSDRQGQGTNALLIDTDKDFKFHYGEGSLDRHIREANSRSLRYQSRRYSGIATDIDTPEDLLDLVEALAVSPQQAPLTWMVMRRYRLEIPVLIEEQRVSA
- the cofD gene encoding 2-phospho-L-lactate transferase → MVHKQRRQVLALSGGVGGAKLALGLTQHLGATELTVVANTADDFEHLGLSICPDLDTVMYTLAELSNKEQGWGIEGESWSCMSALAELNGPTWFRLGDRDIATHLQRSQLLRDGVSLTETTGQLNSALGVSYTLLPMSDDPVRTFVQTAQGELPFQQYFVGEQCAPEVTGFYFQGIEQARPQPDWMQLLAASQLAAIIICPSNPFVSVDPMLRLCGVREAMRQSKAPVIAVSPIVGGSAIKGPAAKMFTELGLGCSAIAVAEFYGDLLDGFVIDNIDVEQQAAIEALGIPCLVTNTVMKTLEDRALLAQQTLAFAERLTVSQLAVEVPQ